One Brevibacillus choshinensis genomic window carries:
- a CDS encoding SDR family NAD(P)-dependent oxidoreductase encodes MTRFDLTGKTAIVTGAGRGIGKALALGLADTGANVAVVARTEADLQETVQAIEQKGGKAIPITADLTEAGAAEKVVGQTVEAWGSLHILINNAGMNLRKKAHEVTEEDWDRVVDLNLKASFFMCQAAGKIMCEQNYGRIVNIASVAGVVAMRTGVAYGSSKAGVIQMTRVLALEWSKFGVNINAIAPWYFRTPLTETLLKDEAYVQEILQRTPSGRIGDVEDLVGPAIFLSSDAAAYITGQTISVDGGMSIYGF; translated from the coding sequence ATGACACGTTTTGACCTGACTGGAAAGACCGCGATTGTCACAGGTGCGGGCAGAGGGATCGGAAAAGCATTGGCCTTGGGGCTGGCAGATACAGGAGCCAATGTGGCTGTCGTCGCGCGTACGGAAGCAGATTTGCAGGAGACAGTCCAAGCAATCGAACAGAAAGGTGGCAAAGCAATCCCCATCACGGCAGATCTTACCGAAGCGGGTGCTGCGGAAAAAGTGGTCGGCCAGACTGTAGAAGCATGGGGAAGCCTGCATATTCTCATCAACAACGCAGGGATGAACCTGCGGAAAAAGGCGCATGAGGTGACGGAAGAAGATTGGGATCGCGTGGTAGACCTGAATTTGAAGGCATCGTTCTTCATGTGTCAGGCAGCCGGAAAAATCATGTGCGAGCAAAACTACGGCCGCATCGTGAATATTGCATCGGTGGCAGGTGTGGTGGCCATGCGCACAGGTGTGGCTTATGGATCCAGCAAAGCGGGAGTCATTCAGATGACGCGCGTGCTGGCACTCGAATGGAGTAAGTTCGGGGTAAACATTAATGCGATCGCTCCCTGGTATTTCCGGACGCCTTTGACGGAGACTTTGCTGAAGGATGAAGCGTACGTGCAGGAGATCCTGCAGCGAACTCCCAGCGGGCGCATTGGCGACGTAGAGGATTTGGTAGGACCAGCCATATTTTTGTCTTCGGACGCAGCAGCATACATAACGGGTCAAACGATCTCGGTGGATGGCGGCATGTCTATTTATGGCTTTTAA
- a CDS encoding cell wall hydrolase, with protein sequence MTREARTRLFFWTNSFGLMLLCLFVTPTNASAPHPIEATPALVKLPDASAIRAAKQEPKAKPKTSETTAVRQMASVSRDQRPRVIRNGKVKVSERDMELLARLVYAEGRGEPYEGQVAIAAVVLNRVASSQFPNSVREVIISPNAFSPVRNGTLPHKSNDSTRRAVQDAVNGKDPTNGSLYFFNPHTATSDWIFSRPKTVVIGNHTFAR encoded by the coding sequence ATGACACGCGAAGCGCGAACGCGCTTATTTTTCTGGACAAATAGTTTTGGTTTGATGCTTTTATGCCTCTTCGTCACCCCCACAAACGCTTCAGCACCTCATCCGATTGAAGCAACACCTGCTCTCGTAAAACTACCTGATGCCTCCGCAATACGTGCTGCGAAACAAGAACCAAAAGCGAAACCCAAAACTTCCGAAACCACCGCTGTGCGCCAAATGGCTTCGGTAAGCCGAGACCAGCGGCCACGAGTGATACGTAATGGAAAAGTTAAAGTATCTGAGCGGGATATGGAACTGCTTGCCCGGCTAGTTTACGCGGAAGGCCGTGGCGAACCGTATGAGGGACAAGTGGCAATTGCTGCTGTCGTTTTGAATCGGGTAGCGTCATCTCAATTTCCCAATTCCGTTCGGGAAGTGATTATTTCACCGAATGCATTTTCTCCGGTACGCAATGGCACTTTGCCACACAAGTCCAATGATAGTACACGTCGAGCGGTGCAGGATGCTGTAAACGGAAAGGATCCAACGAATGGCTCGCTTTATTTCTTTAATCCACATACAGCGACTTCCGATTGGATTTTTTCTCGGCCAAAGACGGTCGTGATCGGCAATCATACTTTTGCCCGATGA
- a CDS encoding ABC transporter ATP-binding protein: MVIETLHLSKRYGNVQALTDLNLSIEAGKVFGFIGPNGAGKSTTMLILSTLLEQTEGDAFVCGYNVRKNPEAVRQSLGYMPDFFGVYDNLTAVEYLEFYAGAFKIPARKRSSLVADLLELVNLSHKADAYVDSLSRGMQQRLGLARCLVHDPSALILDEPASGLDPRARIELREIIKQLRGMGKTILISSHILPELAELCDEIGVIERGRLIACGSVHEVSKDRGRTLMELKTLGHEEEAAHLLNQSGRVFQLEEYVDGFQIRFEGNEQQKAELLQQLIAAGIPVVFFGDAKENLEDMFLAITEGVSG, encoded by the coding sequence ATGGTAATCGAAACGCTTCACTTAAGCAAACGATACGGCAATGTGCAAGCGTTGACGGATCTAAACCTTTCGATTGAGGCTGGAAAAGTATTTGGCTTTATCGGGCCGAACGGAGCTGGAAAGTCCACCACGATGCTCATTCTGTCGACTTTGCTGGAACAGACAGAAGGGGATGCTTTTGTGTGCGGGTACAACGTGCGCAAAAATCCGGAAGCTGTTCGTCAATCCCTTGGCTATATGCCCGACTTTTTCGGGGTGTATGACAATTTGACCGCAGTGGAGTATTTGGAATTTTACGCAGGTGCCTTCAAAATTCCCGCGCGAAAGCGTTCCAGTCTGGTCGCGGATTTGCTGGAGCTCGTGAATCTGTCTCATAAGGCAGACGCCTACGTCGATTCCCTTTCACGCGGCATGCAGCAACGTCTGGGGCTGGCGCGCTGCCTGGTGCACGACCCTTCCGCACTGATTTTAGATGAGCCGGCTTCGGGGCTGGACCCCCGTGCACGAATTGAGCTGCGGGAGATCATCAAGCAGCTGCGGGGCATGGGAAAGACCATTTTGATCAGCTCTCACATCTTGCCGGAGCTGGCGGAGCTTTGCGATGAGATCGGCGTCATCGAACGGGGCCGTCTGATTGCTTGCGGCTCGGTTCACGAGGTGAGCAAGGATCGGGGACGCACTCTGATGGAGCTCAAGACGCTGGGCCATGAGGAAGAGGCGGCACACTTGTTAAATCAATCCGGCAGAGTATTTCAGCTGGAGGAATACGTAGATGGATTCCAGATTCGTTTTGAAGGCAATGAGCAGCAAAAGGCGGAATTACTTCAGCAATTGATCGCTGCAGGGATTCCTGTCGTCTTTTTCGGTGATGCCAAAGAGAATCTGGAGGACATGTTTTTGGCCATCACAGAAGGAGTGAGTGGGTGA
- a CDS encoding trans-sulfuration enzyme family protein, producing MGERFETKTVHIGHQPLRQVKSKSTPIYQTSVFAFEGLEDVEQYYAGEGEYLYTRNGNPNQAELSDAIAALEGASAGVSAASGMGAIMAGLLAVLKPGDHVLASHEIYGGTYALLHKELSRFQIELECMDLNEKQTLADHVRPTTRLFFMETITNPLLTVADMPYWIKQAKEHGLTVMIDNTFATPYLLQPISLGADLVVHSATKYIGGHSDVTSGVLVGSEELIARAREIVVSYGASLSPFEAWLTSRGLKTLALRMDRQCDNASEVAGYLAQHPAVRKVHYPTPEATRFFARQKQGAMVSFTLEDESKIYEFYRALQWIKFAPSLAGVETSVSHPVTTSHRAFTEEQRQASGITMGLVRLSVGIESAADIIDELGRALEK from the coding sequence ATGGGAGAAAGATTTGAAACCAAGACCGTCCATATCGGGCATCAGCCGCTGCGTCAGGTGAAGAGCAAGTCAACCCCGATCTACCAAACGTCCGTTTTCGCATTCGAAGGGTTGGAAGACGTTGAGCAATATTATGCTGGCGAAGGGGAGTACTTGTACACGAGAAACGGGAATCCCAACCAGGCGGAGCTTTCAGATGCCATCGCGGCGCTGGAAGGTGCGAGTGCAGGAGTCAGTGCAGCGTCCGGTATGGGAGCGATTATGGCTGGTCTGCTCGCAGTGCTAAAGCCGGGTGATCACGTCTTGGCGTCCCATGAAATCTACGGTGGAACATACGCACTCTTGCATAAGGAGCTTTCCCGATTCCAGATCGAGCTGGAATGTATGGATCTGAATGAAAAACAGACGCTGGCTGATCATGTGCGCCCTACTACCCGGCTCTTTTTCATGGAAACCATCACGAATCCATTGCTGACCGTGGCAGATATGCCTTATTGGATCAAGCAGGCAAAAGAGCATGGGCTCACCGTAATGATAGACAATACGTTTGCGACCCCTTATCTGTTACAGCCCATTTCACTTGGGGCCGATCTTGTCGTCCATAGCGCGACGAAATACATCGGCGGACACAGTGATGTGACGTCGGGTGTACTCGTCGGATCCGAAGAGCTGATAGCAAGAGCGCGAGAGATCGTGGTCAGCTACGGGGCGTCTCTTAGTCCGTTTGAAGCATGGCTGACCTCGAGAGGCCTGAAAACGTTGGCGCTGAGGATGGATCGTCAATGCGACAACGCCAGTGAGGTGGCTGGCTATCTCGCACAGCATCCTGCTGTCAGAAAGGTGCATTATCCGACTCCTGAGGCAACCCGGTTCTTCGCACGTCAAAAGCAGGGAGCGATGGTCTCCTTTACGCTTGAGGATGAGAGCAAGATCTACGAGTTTTACCGTGCCTTGCAGTGGATCAAATTCGCCCCGTCCCTGGCAGGAGTAGAGACAAGCGTATCTCATCCTGTCACGACGTCGCACCGTGCGTTTACAGAAGAACAGAGACAAGCCTCAGGAATCACCATGGGCCTCGTCCGGCTGTCTGTCGGCATCGAATCCGCTGCGGATATCATTGATGAATTGGGACGAGCACTTGAAAAATAA
- a CDS encoding RNA polymerase sigma factor, whose protein sequence is MGMAIERSAQPSAQSNGDFYESRPFTELYDEYFDRVNRYLRCRVQNTWDADDLTTVVFLKALEKFDQYSRRSPFASWIFRIAHNTYVDFMRKNRELPVDQEDLLGAEQDDTWQPERQALTKEEIRLLRDRLDLLSQDQKDVLMLRYFADLKISQVAEVLGKTESSIKMISYRGLQKLQKMYEKGDPNEKSGSAPP, encoded by the coding sequence ATGGGAATGGCAATCGAGCGTTCCGCGCAACCATCGGCCCAATCGAATGGGGACTTTTATGAATCTCGTCCATTTACGGAACTGTATGACGAGTATTTTGATCGCGTCAATCGTTACTTGCGATGTCGTGTCCAAAATACATGGGACGCAGACGATTTGACCACTGTGGTATTTTTAAAAGCGCTGGAAAAATTTGATCAATACAGTAGAAGAAGTCCGTTCGCTTCCTGGATCTTTCGAATTGCACACAATACATACGTAGACTTTATGCGAAAGAACAGGGAGCTGCCGGTAGATCAGGAGGATTTGCTGGGGGCAGAGCAGGACGACACATGGCAGCCGGAGAGGCAGGCGTTGACGAAGGAAGAAATTCGCCTGCTTCGTGACCGGCTCGATTTGTTGTCACAGGACCAAAAAGACGTTCTGATGCTCCGCTATTTTGCCGATCTCAAAATCAGTCAGGTGGCCGAAGTTTTAGGCAAAACGGAGTCGAGTATAAAAATGATTTCTTACCGTGGTCTACAAAAACTCCAGAAGATGTACGAAAAGGGGGATCCGAATGAAAAGTCAGGATCAGCACCCCCGTAA
- a CDS encoding ABC transporter permease, producing the protein MGSFFFNPILVKEMRERFRSKKTFCILAIYLIVMGGIPLGFLLMDPIRAGSLGENRNLFLISASIHYAMVCFVAPALTAGAISGERERQTLHILLTTQLSPSTIVLSKLITSLAFSSLLIVASMPLYSVVMLYGSVSPEQMAQLVVFLGVNVLFLGSLGLFCSTWIKRTSVSTITAYGIAFFFIVGTGLLFLFIGESLQQAYPDRFPDAGVWNLPELQMLAGINPAVVLFGILGESIADVDQLSFSPWLFFACFYLVLTALLMWWSAYLLRPVRRTWLSWKKRQNRVK; encoded by the coding sequence ATGGGGAGCTTCTTTTTCAATCCGATACTCGTCAAAGAAATGCGGGAGAGGTTCCGCTCAAAAAAAACGTTTTGCATTCTCGCGATTTACCTGATCGTAATGGGGGGGATTCCCTTGGGATTTTTGCTGATGGATCCGATCCGCGCTGGATCCCTCGGCGAGAATCGCAACCTGTTTTTGATCTCAGCGAGCATTCATTACGCCATGGTATGTTTTGTCGCACCTGCCCTAACCGCTGGGGCCATTAGCGGAGAGAGAGAGCGACAGACGCTGCACATCCTGCTGACGACGCAGCTCTCCCCGAGTACGATTGTGCTGAGCAAGCTGATCACGTCATTAGCGTTTTCCTCGTTATTGATCGTAGCATCCATGCCTTTATACAGTGTAGTCATGCTCTACGGGTCGGTTTCCCCTGAGCAAATGGCTCAACTGGTTGTCTTTTTAGGGGTCAATGTCTTGTTTCTCGGGTCCTTGGGATTATTCTGCTCGACATGGATCAAGCGGACGTCTGTCAGTACGATTACCGCTTATGGGATCGCGTTCTTTTTTATTGTCGGGACGGGCCTCCTCTTTCTGTTCATCGGGGAGTCCCTGCAGCAAGCGTATCCAGATCGGTTTCCCGACGCGGGTGTATGGAATCTTCCTGAGTTGCAGATGCTGGCGGGAATCAATCCTGCCGTAGTCCTGTTTGGCATCTTAGGTGAGTCGATTGCCGATGTCGATCAGCTCTCGTTTTCCCCTTGGCTGTTTTTCGCCTGCTTTTATTTGGTGCTCACTGCTCTGCTCATGTGGTGGAGTGCGTATTTGTTGAGACCGGTTCGGCGTACATGGTTGAGTTGGAAGAAACGCCAAAATCGTGTAAAATAA
- a CDS encoding DUF2515 family protein, with protein sequence MTKQLAGVDTQELVSRIRQQTTLANRNNVTRTQAYLEFYRQHEEIHWALLAHLVSRNGGWNMTDLKGEWLPLLLDEQAIQPFFWFLERSNWLIFHDAYAQLLLYAEMKRTGTDLTALLLPLGVSGFMQPFWRDFLETNDSGRLTHAMIVNEQQYIEQRVIHKPITLHLVFATFAYFTQSVLSLSQVLFPYKAHPTDRRLSLVGLDVQHFPKVEERIATGKTLYRILYGDANRLEQIRQFTFRIPHSGSRADYWPQLFTVRAPEQPAQAPYELRLNGTGIREGQKKLYSPPLTVAWKDVSHTAADGVDWFRDPKWLEVVDLPGELPAITSEDYVRALQWMEYGIKLVTAIT encoded by the coding sequence ATGACAAAACAACTTGCCGGAGTCGACACACAAGAGCTCGTATCGCGGATTCGTCAGCAAACAACTTTGGCCAACCGCAACAATGTGACGCGTACCCAAGCCTACTTGGAATTTTATCGCCAGCACGAGGAGATACACTGGGCACTGCTTGCCCATCTTGTCTCCCGCAATGGTGGCTGGAACATGACAGATCTAAAAGGGGAATGGCTTCCGCTGCTTCTGGACGAGCAAGCGATCCAGCCATTTTTTTGGTTTTTAGAGAGAAGCAACTGGCTCATTTTCCACGATGCGTATGCGCAATTGCTGTTGTATGCCGAAATGAAGCGAACAGGAACCGATCTCACTGCTCTGTTACTCCCGCTCGGTGTATCTGGTTTTATGCAGCCGTTTTGGAGAGATTTTCTGGAGACGAACGATTCTGGGCGCCTCACCCATGCCATGATTGTCAATGAGCAGCAGTACATTGAGCAACGCGTCATACATAAGCCCATTACCCTCCACCTCGTATTTGCGACGTTTGCCTATTTTACCCAGTCCGTCTTGTCCCTAAGCCAAGTCCTGTTTCCGTACAAGGCACACCCGACTGATCGCAGGCTCAGCCTTGTCGGCTTGGATGTCCAGCATTTTCCGAAAGTAGAAGAGCGCATTGCAACGGGGAAGACGCTCTATCGGATTCTTTACGGAGATGCAAACCGTTTGGAGCAAATTCGCCAGTTTACCTTCCGGATCCCCCATTCTGGCTCGAGGGCAGATTACTGGCCGCAGCTCTTTACAGTGCGGGCTCCTGAACAGCCTGCTCAGGCCCCGTATGAGCTGCGACTGAATGGTACCGGGATTCGGGAGGGACAAAAGAAATTGTATAGCCCTCCCCTCACCGTCGCGTGGAAGGATGTTTCCCACACAGCTGCTGACGGCGTAGACTGGTTCCGTGATCCAAAATGGCTGGAGGTCGTTGATCTGCCTGGAGAATTGCCTGCGATCACCAGCGAAGATTACGTTCGCGCCCTGCAATGGATGGAGTACGGAATCAAACTCGTAACGGCCATCACGTAG
- a CDS encoding iron-sulfur cluster biosynthesis family protein: protein MQVTLTQEAAEKIQSVLQPGKTIRISGELVGGCGMNVEYALWWDEASPADHVVEIDALTFVIDPQTIEHMDTDRLTIDFRAQQGFRLVTPAQILAYGIHLKERWG from the coding sequence ATGCAAGTAACACTGACACAGGAAGCGGCGGAGAAGATCCAATCCGTCCTGCAACCGGGAAAAACCATCCGCATCAGCGGTGAGCTGGTTGGCGGATGCGGAATGAATGTTGAGTACGCCCTGTGGTGGGATGAAGCTAGTCCTGCGGATCACGTCGTTGAAATAGACGCGTTGACCTTTGTGATTGACCCTCAGACGATTGAGCATATGGACACGGACAGACTCACGATTGATTTTCGCGCCCAGCAAGGGTTTCGACTCGTGACGCCAGCGCAAATCTTGGCATACGGGATCCATCTCAAGGAACGCTGGGGATAA
- a CDS encoding YfhH family protein, with amino-acid sequence MRLYSQMTLAELQEEMERLRSQAEEKKKAGDESQFGIIQQKYFMAKSYYLGTDEFRIGGKYSVPEHDQPFTIDYFNGVFAWGRFPGSDEQTGFPVGMLDDWFG; translated from the coding sequence GTGCGTTTGTACAGTCAAATGACTTTAGCTGAGTTGCAGGAAGAAATGGAACGTCTGCGCTCGCAAGCGGAAGAAAAAAAGAAGGCGGGAGACGAATCCCAATTTGGGATCATCCAACAAAAGTACTTTATGGCCAAATCGTATTACCTGGGTACGGACGAGTTCCGAATCGGCGGGAAATACAGTGTGCCTGAACATGATCAACCTTTTACGATCGACTATTTTAACGGCGTTTTTGCTTGGGGCCGCTTTCCCGGTTCCGATGAGCAGACAGGCTTCCCTGTCGGCATGCTGGATGATTGGTTCGGCTGA
- a CDS encoding peptidylprolyl isomerase yields MKRLLPTIFACLTAIALVTGCSSAGNQTAPPAQPAPAEKPASNEPAQPPGPTGAKKYEKAPAMQIDKAKSYQAKISTTMGDFTVDLFAKDAPIAVNNFVFLAKDKFYDGVTFHRIIKDFMIQTGDPLGSGIGGPGYTFQDELNNGHNYEVGVVAMANAGPNTNGSQFFIGTGKDVEGLKNSPNYTIFGKVSAGMDVVQKIAGTKVKNNPQTGEQSTPEQTIKINSVTITEK; encoded by the coding sequence ATGAAAAGACTACTCCCTACGATTTTCGCTTGTCTGACAGCGATCGCTTTGGTCACTGGATGCTCCAGTGCGGGTAATCAGACGGCTCCGCCAGCACAACCGGCTCCTGCTGAAAAACCTGCATCCAACGAACCTGCTCAACCGCCTGGTCCTACTGGCGCCAAAAAGTATGAGAAAGCTCCAGCTATGCAAATTGACAAAGCGAAATCATACCAAGCAAAAATTTCGACGACGATGGGTGACTTCACGGTGGACTTGTTTGCCAAGGATGCGCCAATTGCCGTAAATAACTTTGTATTCCTCGCGAAGGACAAGTTTTATGACGGCGTCACTTTCCACCGCATCATCAAAGATTTCATGATCCAAACCGGTGATCCGCTCGGCTCTGGTATCGGCGGCCCCGGTTACACGTTCCAGGATGAGCTGAACAATGGCCACAACTACGAGGTTGGGGTCGTAGCTATGGCCAATGCGGGTCCGAACACAAACGGCAGCCAATTCTTCATCGGTACAGGAAAAGATGTCGAGGGTCTGAAAAACTCCCCGAACTACACGATTTTCGGTAAAGTATCTGCCGGAATGGACGTGGTTCAAAAAATCGCGGGAACAAAAGTGAAAAACAACCCGCAAACCGGAGAGCAAAGCACTCCTGAACAAACCATCAAGATCAATTCTGTAACCATTACTGAAAAATAA
- a CDS encoding PD40 domain-containing protein has product MKSQDQHPRKREEEQTVASLLTHLQQMRRSVPVNYQLKADLKKQLLERMKELEMQKNDSPVSPPSGRRKKWINIVAAAMLLGVFIGTYVWWDKDVLAVEERNVLSMPIQTTEEQIDINPAGTQVAYVGPNAVVRTLSLDQKKHPVTISLPPTKGSYRAIAWANRSNQVAVVEQLSGQSRIWIVDLPDQNNVSSSRLLKEEDRVTYHSPTWSPNDETIAYTRVKDGTEEIWMSSTVSFQEWKMAEGSQPEWSPDGRYLAFTKEGSIHVMEIRTGKVTVMGEGKWPSWMDDLTLTYTTPKGTLVEAQLDEGRVVQVELGLPSLSGEQVVRGNWAAEGKQLLLVHHDEQPGSLVISLASR; this is encoded by the coding sequence ATGAAAAGTCAGGATCAGCACCCCCGTAAACGGGAAGAAGAGCAGACGGTAGCGTCCCTGCTGACACACTTGCAGCAAATGCGACGATCAGTCCCTGTGAATTACCAGCTCAAAGCCGATTTGAAAAAGCAGTTGCTCGAACGGATGAAAGAGCTCGAAATGCAAAAGAACGACAGCCCTGTTTCTCCGCCATCTGGCAGACGCAAAAAATGGATCAATATCGTAGCGGCAGCGATGCTGCTGGGGGTTTTCATAGGTACGTATGTCTGGTGGGATAAAGACGTGCTGGCGGTAGAAGAACGGAATGTCCTGTCCATGCCGATACAGACGACGGAAGAACAAATCGATATCAATCCTGCAGGCACTCAAGTTGCATACGTGGGTCCAAACGCGGTGGTTCGCACGCTTTCTCTGGATCAGAAGAAGCATCCGGTGACCATATCGCTGCCGCCGACAAAAGGAAGTTATCGAGCGATCGCATGGGCCAATCGCAGCAATCAGGTGGCCGTGGTGGAGCAGCTTTCTGGCCAGTCGCGCATCTGGATCGTCGATTTACCGGATCAGAACAACGTTAGCAGCAGTCGCTTGCTGAAGGAAGAGGATCGCGTCACCTATCACTCTCCCACATGGTCGCCGAACGATGAAACCATCGCTTACACCCGTGTGAAAGATGGGACGGAAGAAATCTGGATGAGCAGTACGGTCTCGTTTCAGGAATGGAAAATGGCAGAGGGCTCCCAGCCCGAGTGGTCTCCTGACGGTCGCTACCTGGCTTTTACCAAAGAGGGAAGCATTCATGTCATGGAGATTCGGACAGGCAAAGTAACCGTGATGGGAGAAGGAAAATGGCCATCCTGGATGGACGATCTGACTCTCACTTACACGACGCCGAAGGGAACGTTGGTGGAAGCGCAGCTGGACGAGGGGCGTGTCGTCCAAGTGGAGCTGGGACTTCCAAGTCTGTCAGGTGAACAAGTGGTGAGAGGCAACTGGGCAGCGGAAGGCAAGCAATTGCTCCTCGTCCATCATGACGAGCAACCGGGATCACTCGTCATTTCTTTGGCGTCACGATAA
- a CDS encoding DUF441 domain-containing protein, producing the protein MDWINIILLVLLALGVAGNNATVSIAVGILLLLRLLSLERLFPFLEQYGLHVGIVVLTIGILSPLASGKIKPDSIYQLFTHWQSILAVLIGVFVAYLAGKGTYLMSQNPLIVTGLLLGTIIGVTFFRGVAVGPLIAAGILAFILQFVPK; encoded by the coding sequence ATGGATTGGATCAATATCATCTTGCTGGTACTCCTGGCGCTCGGTGTCGCAGGAAACAATGCGACAGTATCCATTGCTGTAGGCATTTTGCTTTTGCTGAGGCTACTGTCGCTGGAGAGGCTGTTCCCCTTTTTAGAACAGTATGGACTCCATGTCGGCATTGTCGTTCTCACCATAGGAATTCTGAGCCCGCTGGCGAGCGGAAAAATAAAGCCTGACTCCATCTACCAGCTCTTCACTCACTGGCAATCAATTCTCGCTGTTCTCATCGGTGTTTTCGTAGCTTATTTGGCAGGGAAAGGCACGTATCTCATGTCTCAAAACCCGCTCATCGTGACAGGCTTGCTCCTGGGGACGATCATCGGTGTGACCTTTTTTCGCGGCGTCGCGGTGGGACCACTGATCGCTGCAGGGATTCTCGCCTTCATTTTGCAATTCGTCCCGAAGTAG
- a CDS encoding MFS transporter produces MKEVFQNRNFRNLFFANLFSGFGQGMTMIGISWYLVETSGSASLLGSTMLISSILTLLAGPYLGTLVDRFSRKTILQAEHLGGFLTLAVLAAWGFRGDYEEWMLVLIFLAATLLFQLHEPTQAAFIQETFEQKDFRVINSLLEIENQTALVLAGAFAGFLLAPFGLHIVLVLNALTYLCAYLLMSRLDYVFARDQQNVISQMAPWTEQFLESWLFIRQMRGFLVFGVAALIPFISVMLVNLLNPIFVSQTLREDVHIYSLAEVTYSIGAAAAGFLFTLLSKKVGSFAFMVGHYLLMAIALILTIAFPNGISFILLSTFVGWCNVSTRLTRQTLYMVLLPNHFMGRVMSFFRSVGTLIRLLMLALFTMMIDSTGAAIGYLIVASLLGVATMGIIISMSALLRKAGNVHTR; encoded by the coding sequence ATGAAAGAGGTTTTCCAAAATCGCAATTTTCGCAACCTGTTCTTCGCTAACTTGTTTTCCGGATTCGGTCAAGGCATGACAATGATTGGCATTTCCTGGTATCTGGTAGAAACAAGCGGTTCTGCCAGCCTGCTCGGCTCGACGATGCTGATCTCATCTATCCTGACCCTCCTCGCCGGACCTTATTTAGGCACCTTGGTTGACCGTTTCTCTCGCAAGACGATTTTGCAAGCAGAACATTTGGGGGGCTTCTTGACGCTGGCCGTTTTGGCAGCCTGGGGGTTCCGGGGTGACTATGAGGAATGGATGCTGGTGCTCATTTTTTTGGCAGCTACCCTTTTGTTTCAGCTGCATGAGCCGACTCAGGCAGCTTTTATTCAAGAGACGTTTGAACAGAAGGATTTCAGGGTCATCAATTCTCTGTTAGAAATCGAAAACCAGACCGCTTTGGTGCTGGCCGGAGCATTCGCCGGATTCCTGCTGGCGCCATTCGGTCTTCATATCGTTCTTGTGCTGAATGCTTTGACCTATCTGTGCGCATATTTGCTGATGTCCCGATTGGACTACGTATTTGCACGGGACCAACAGAACGTGATATCACAGATGGCCCCATGGACGGAGCAGTTTTTGGAAAGCTGGCTCTTTATTCGGCAAATGCGCGGTTTCTTGGTTTTTGGAGTGGCTGCTTTGATCCCCTTTATCAGTGTCATGCTGGTAAACCTGTTGAATCCCATCTTTGTCAGTCAAACCCTGAGGGAGGATGTCCATATATATTCCCTCGCCGAGGTGACGTATTCGATCGGGGCTGCTGCTGCTGGATTCCTCTTTACGCTGCTCAGCAAAAAGGTCGGATCTTTTGCATTCATGGTGGGTCATTACTTGTTGATGGCCATCGCTCTCATTCTGACCATTGCTTTTCCAAATGGTATCAGTTTCATCTTGTTGTCCACCTTTGTGGGCTGGTGCAACGTTTCTACCCGACTTACCCGGCAGACCCTCTACATGGTGCTCCTCCCGAATCATTTCATGGGTAGAGTCATGAGTTTTTTTCGATCGGTCGGGACGTTGATCAGATTGCTCATGCTCGCTTTGTTCACGATGATGATCGATTCGACTGGAGCCGCAATCGGATACCTGATTGTGGCAAGCCTTTTGGGCGTTGCAACAATGGGGATCATCATTTCGATGTCAGCACTGTTGCGAAAGGCAGGCAACGTCCACACCCGTTGA